The DNA region AGGACGCTTAAGCCAAATGGGCTTTTGGCCGTAATTGGTTATGGGTTGATGCATATCGATAAGAAAGTAGATCGGGCGATTCATAAATTGTATGAAGATATTTTAGGGAAATATTGGGATAGCGAGCGTCGGTACATTGAAGAGGGCTATAAAACGATTCCATTTCCTTTTGATGAAATTGTTGCGCCTCATTTCGCCATTAAAACCAGTTGGAACTTTAATCAGCTTATCGGCTATTTAAACACCTGGTCGGCGTTGCAGCATTATAAAAAGGCCAACGAGCGGAATCCGTTGGAATACATGTTAACGGAGCTGAAAGAGGCTTGGGGCGATGATGCCGAAAAAGATGTTCGTTTCCCGATATTGCTGCGGGTTGGGAGGTGATTTAGAAAATCGTCTTTTCGACTGAAGCGCAGCGAAAATGGAGAAATATTTGGACTGGTTATGCAGATTTCTCCTCCAAAGGAGCTCGTACGGAGCACTACGGTCGAAATGACGACAATTGCTTATATTCATCGGATGACTTTTGATCGTTTTTAAGAACGTTTACTTCAACAAATCCAAAATGCCCAAAACGGTGAGCTTTTGTTGTTCGCCACTCTGCATATTTTTTAGGGTTAATTCGCCGCTTGCTATTTCGTCGCCACCGATTAAAATTACAAAAGGAATATTTTTGGCATCGGCATACGCCATTTGCTTTTTGAGCTTGGCCGACGATGGGTAGAGCTCTGCTGAAATGCCGGCATTGCGGAGTTGCTGCAGGATTGGCAAGGCATATTTTTCTGCTTCCGAATCAAAATTGCTGATTAACACCTTTGTTCCTATTTCTGCTGCTGCCGGAAAAAGGTTGAGTTCTTCGAGCACATCGTAAATGCGATCTGCACCAAAAGACACACCCACTCCGGTTAAGTCCTTTAAGCCAAACATGCCTGTTAAGTCATCGTAACGACCGCCACCACCGATACTGCCCATGGCCACTTCGTTGGTTTTAACCTCGAAAATACAACCTGTATAATAGTTTAAACCTCGGGCAAGGGTAATATCGAGCTCTAATTTTGCGGTTAATGGTAAGCTGTAGGCAATCAGGCTTTCAACATAATCGAAAACCTGTTCAATTTCGGCTACACCTTTTAATCCAATTTCTGAAGCGGCCAGAACGTTTTTTAAGCTTGCCAGCTTTTCTTCGTTCGTTCCCTCTAATAAAATAACCGGGCGGAGCTTTTCAAGGTCGGCATCTGTAAAGCCACGTTCTAACAGTTCTTTGCTTACCCCATCGAGACCAATTTTATCGAGCTTATCAATGGCTACCGTCATATCGATAATCAAATCAGGTTTACCTATAATTTCGGCGATGCCTGATAGAATTTTTCTATTATTGATTTTTATGCTGAAATCTTTTAGTCCCAGTTTGGCCAGTGCCTCATTGTAAATTAAGATAAACTCTGCTTCGTTTAGGAGGCTTTCTGATCCGACTACGTCGACATCGCATTGATAAAATTCACGGTATCGTCCCTTTTGCGGCCTATCGGCCCGCCAAACCGGTTGAACCTGAAAGCGCTTGAAAGGTAAGGTAATTTCGTGCTGATGCATGACTACATAACGGGCAAAAGGTACTGTTAAATCGTAACGCAGGGCTTTTTCGGAGATTAATGGAATAAGTTTATTGCTATTGTCGTCCTGAGCGAAGTCGAAAGACTTTTTTTTGGCATCTTTTAGGTATTCGCCACTATTCAGTATTTTAAAAATCAATTTATCGCCCTCGTCACCATATTTTCCCGTTAAGGTAGAAAGGTTTTCGAAGCTTGGGGTCTGAATTTCTGCGTAACCATACTTTCTGAAAACCGATTTAATGGTATCGTAAATAAAGTTGCGCTTTACCATTTCAACAGGCGAAAAATCGCGTGTACCTTTTGCTAACGAGGGTTTGATAACTGACATAGGCGCAAAAGTACAAAAAAAGGCAGAGGGTTTATGAGCTGAAATGTAAAAGCTGAAGGACTGAAGCTGATGTTCGTGTGCA from Pedobacter endophyticus includes:
- a CDS encoding class I SAM-dependent methyltransferase, producing MKDNFSTQAAEYAIYRPTYPQEMFDYLLSLTDGRTAAWDCATGNGQVARVLAQHFENVYATDISEKQISQALKLPNIVYNVEPAEKVSVADNCFDLVTVAQAIHWFNFDGFYNEVKRTLKPNGLLAVIGYGLMHIDKKVDRAIHKLYEDILGKYWDSERRYIEEGYKTIPFPFDEIVAPHFAIKTSWNFNQLIGYLNTWSALQHYKKANERNPLEYMLTELKEAWGDDAEKDVRFPILLRVGR
- the hisS gene encoding histidine--tRNA ligase; this encodes MSVIKPSLAKGTRDFSPVEMVKRNFIYDTIKSVFRKYGYAEIQTPSFENLSTLTGKYGDEGDKLIFKILNSGEYLKDAKKKSFDFAQDDNSNKLIPLISEKALRYDLTVPFARYVVMHQHEITLPFKRFQVQPVWRADRPQKGRYREFYQCDVDVVGSESLLNEAEFILIYNEALAKLGLKDFSIKINNRKILSGIAEIIGKPDLIIDMTVAIDKLDKIGLDGVSKELLERGFTDADLEKLRPVILLEGTNEEKLASLKNVLAASEIGLKGVAEIEQVFDYVESLIAYSLPLTAKLELDITLARGLNYYTGCIFEVKTNEVAMGSIGGGGRYDDLTGMFGLKDLTGVGVSFGADRIYDVLEELNLFPAAAEIGTKVLISNFDSEAEKYALPILQQLRNAGISAELYPSSAKLKKQMAYADAKNIPFVILIGGDEIASGELTLKNMQSGEQQKLTVLGILDLLK